In Scleropages formosus chromosome 20, fSclFor1.1, whole genome shotgun sequence, a single window of DNA contains:
- the LOC108925151 gene encoding troponin T, slow skeletal muscle isoform X6, translating into MSRTRCARLLYDGMVFHPGFMSDAEEEYEEKPEEEERPRYKPMVSQLGAPKIPEGEKVDFDDIHRKRMEKDLVELQTLIDVHFEQRKKDEEELIGLKERIENRRAERAEQQRVRAEKERDRQTRIAEERQRKEDEEAKKRADDEAKKKKVLSNMGAHFGGFLAKAEQKRGKRQTAREVKKKTLAERRKPLTIEHLREDGLRERAKEMWERMYQLESEKFDLMEKMKRQKYEINVLLNRICHAQKFKKGHGKGKVGGRWK; encoded by the exons TCATGTCTGACGCAGAAGAGGAATATGA GGAGAAACCAGAAG AAGAGGAGCGCCCACGATACAA gccAATGGTTTCTCAGCTTGGTGCACCCAAAATCCCTGAAGGGGAGAAGGTGGATTTTGAT GACATCCATAGAAAGAGAATGGAGAAGGACCTTGTGGAGCTGCAGACTCTAATTGATGTTCACTTTGAGCAGcgaaaaaaagatgaagaggAGCTTATTGGACTGAAGGAAAGAATT GAAAATCGCAGAGCAGAGAGAGCCGAGCAACAACGCGTTCGagctgaaaaagaaagagacCGACAGACAAGAATAGCC GAGGAGCGTCAAAGGAAAGAAGACGAGGAGGCAAAAAAGAGAGCTGATGATGAGgccaagaagaagaaagtgCTCTCGAACATGGGGGCTCACTTTGGAGGGTTCCTCGCCAAG GCAGAGCAGAAGCGAGGGAAGCGCCAAACGGCGAGGGAGGTCAAGAAGAAGACTCTGGCCGAACGACGCAAGCCTCTGACCATCGAACATCTGAGAGAAGATGGACTCAG GGAGCGAGCCAAGGAGATGTGGGAAAGGATGTATCAGTTGGAGTCTGAAAAATTTGACCTAatggagaagatgaagagaCAGAAATATGAG ATCAATGTGCTCTTGAATCGAATTTGTCACGCCCAGAAATT taaaaaggGTCACGGCAAAGGGAAGGTTGGAGGCAGATGGAAGTAA
- the LOC108925151 gene encoding troponin T, slow skeletal muscle isoform X7 — MPPHPSATTVMSDAEEEYEEKPEEEERPRYKPMVSQLGAPKIPEGEKVDFDDIHRKRMEKDLVELQTLIDVHFEQRKKDEEELIGLKERIENRRAERAEQQRVRAEKERDRQTRIAEERQRKEDEEAKKRADDEAKKKKVLSNMGAHFGGFLAKAEQKRGKRQTAREVKKKTLAERRKPLTIEHLREDGLRERAKEMWERMYQLESEKFDLMEKMKRQKYEINVLLNRICHAQKFKKGHGKGKVGGRWK, encoded by the exons TCATGTCTGACGCAGAAGAGGAATATGA GGAGAAACCAGAAG AAGAGGAGCGCCCACGATACAA gccAATGGTTTCTCAGCTTGGTGCACCCAAAATCCCTGAAGGGGAGAAGGTGGATTTTGAT GACATCCATAGAAAGAGAATGGAGAAGGACCTTGTGGAGCTGCAGACTCTAATTGATGTTCACTTTGAGCAGcgaaaaaaagatgaagaggAGCTTATTGGACTGAAGGAAAGAATT GAAAATCGCAGAGCAGAGAGAGCCGAGCAACAACGCGTTCGagctgaaaaagaaagagacCGACAGACAAGAATAGCC GAGGAGCGTCAAAGGAAAGAAGACGAGGAGGCAAAAAAGAGAGCTGATGATGAGgccaagaagaagaaagtgCTCTCGAACATGGGGGCTCACTTTGGAGGGTTCCTCGCCAAG GCAGAGCAGAAGCGAGGGAAGCGCCAAACGGCGAGGGAGGTCAAGAAGAAGACTCTGGCCGAACGACGCAAGCCTCTGACCATCGAACATCTGAGAGAAGATGGACTCAG GGAGCGAGCCAAGGAGATGTGGGAAAGGATGTATCAGTTGGAGTCTGAAAAATTTGACCTAatggagaagatgaagagaCAGAAATATGAG ATCAATGTGCTCTTGAATCGAATTTGTCACGCCCAGAAATT taaaaaggGTCACGGCAAAGGGAAGGTTGGAGGCAGATGGAAGTAA